One window of the Candidatus Thermokryptus mobilis genome contains the following:
- the tsaD gene encoding tRNA (adenosine(37)-N6)-threonylcarbamoyltransferase complex transferase subunit TsaD produces MVVLGIETSCDETSAAVLKNGNLLSSVVSSQYFHSKYGGVVPELASRAHQKIIVQVVGEAINLAGISKGDINAIAVTYGPGLIGSLLVGVSFAKAMAYALKIPIIGVNHIEGHIFSVFLSNESPEPPFISLVISGGHTMLVLVENLLNFKLLGQTRDDAAGEAFDKVAKLLGLGYPGGPIIDKLSREGDPNFVKFPKPIPSKRTSGYEFSFSGLKTAVLYYLKRINFQNLSEDEKKKFIPNICASFQKAVVDGLVEQTFKAAMDFNIKSISVVGGVAANSELRKRMAEKANELGFKLYIPDLTFCTDNAGMIAYAGYVKLKNGIKSDLEISPIPNLKIG; encoded by the coding sequence ATGGTTGTGCTTGGAATAGAGACATCATGTGATGAAACATCCGCAGCGGTTCTGAAGAATGGGAATTTATTGTCAAGCGTTGTATCATCGCAGTATTTTCATTCAAAATATGGCGGAGTTGTCCCGGAACTTGCATCAAGGGCACATCAAAAGATAATTGTGCAGGTTGTAGGTGAAGCGATTAATTTGGCAGGGATAAGTAAAGGTGATATAAATGCCATTGCTGTAACATACGGACCTGGGTTAATTGGTTCACTTCTTGTAGGAGTGAGTTTTGCAAAGGCAATGGCTTATGCGTTAAAAATCCCAATAATTGGAGTAAATCACATTGAGGGACATATTTTCTCTGTTTTCTTATCTAATGAAAGTCCAGAGCCACCATTTATTTCACTTGTCATTTCTGGAGGTCATACTATGTTGGTTCTTGTGGAAAACCTTCTAAATTTCAAACTACTCGGGCAAACAAGAGATGACGCAGCTGGGGAGGCATTTGACAAAGTCGCAAAACTACTTGGTCTTGGATATCCAGGTGGACCAATTATTGATAAATTATCTCGGGAAGGTGATCCAAATTTTGTTAAATTTCCCAAGCCAATCCCATCAAAGCGAACCTCAGGTTATGAATTTAGCTTTAGCGGATTAAAGACGGCGGTGCTATATTATCTTAAAAGAATAAACTTCCAAAATCTCAGTGAGGATGAGAAAAAGAAATTTATACCAAATATCTGCGCCAGTTTTCAAAAAGCAGTTGTTGATGGTCTCGTTGAGCAAACTTTCAAAGCAGCGATGGACTTTAATATCAAAAGTATATCAGTAGTTGGAGGTGTCGCTGCAAATTCAGAGTTAAGGAAAAGAATGGCTGAAAAAGCTAATGAGCTAGGTTTTAAACTTTACATCCCGGATCTTACATTTTGCACAGACAATGCGGGAATGATAGCTTATGCTGGATATGTTAAGTTGAAAAACGGAATAAAAAGTGATTTAGAAATCTCACCAATTCCAAATTTAAAAATTGGATGA
- the meaB gene encoding methylmalonyl Co-A mutase-associated GTPase MeaB, translated as MSFLKTNLNLNLIIDLVNKIVNGDFKAISKAISIIENNYSESEELIRKIYPYTGKSYKIGITGPPGAGKSTIVFQLTKLLRREGAKVGIIAVDPTSPFTGGSLLGDRVRMNELSLDGGVFIRSMATRGSLGGLSKRADEAGDILDSAGFDYIIFETVGVGQSELDVVKVADTIVVVLVPESGDSIQAMKAGLMEIADIFVLNKSDREGADVAVNSIKSVLSFRQKLDQWEINVIKTIASSGQGVDELLNEIKKHRDFLFRTGEFYKRRKDKLKFKIKEIIEERLRKNFWTIEREKILDEKISSLELPKANPFEIAEELIENFYQKNFLNETKSFH; from the coding sequence TTGAGTTTTTTAAAAACAAATTTAAATCTCAATTTGATAATTGATTTAGTCAATAAAATTGTAAATGGTGATTTTAAGGCGATTTCAAAAGCTATATCAATTATTGAGAACAATTATTCTGAAAGTGAAGAACTCATTAGGAAAATTTATCCTTATACGGGCAAATCTTACAAAATTGGCATAACAGGTCCTCCGGGTGCTGGAAAAAGTACTATTGTTTTTCAACTTACGAAACTTTTAAGAAGGGAGGGAGCAAAGGTTGGTATAATTGCTGTTGATCCAACAAGCCCTTTTACGGGGGGATCGCTTCTTGGAGATAGAGTTAGGATGAATGAGTTATCACTTGATGGTGGTGTTTTCATAAGAAGTATGGCAACGAGAGGAAGTTTGGGTGGTCTAAGTAAAAGGGCAGATGAGGCTGGGGATATACTTGATTCAGCTGGATTTGATTATATAATTTTTGAAACAGTTGGAGTTGGACAATCGGAACTTGATGTTGTAAAAGTCGCAGATACGATAGTGGTTGTCTTGGTTCCCGAATCTGGTGATTCAATCCAAGCGATGAAGGCAGGATTGATGGAAATAGCCGATATTTTCGTGTTAAACAAAAGCGATCGCGAGGGGGCTGATGTGGCGGTTAATTCAATAAAAAGTGTATTGAGCTTTAGACAAAAGTTGGATCAGTGGGAAATAAATGTGATAAAAACCATCGCAAGTTCAGGTCAAGGGGTGGATGAATTATTAAATGAAATAAAAAAGCACAGAGATTTTTTATTTAGAACAGGGGAATTTTATAAAAGAAGAAAGGATAAATTGAAGTTCAAGATAAAGGAAATTATTGAAGAAAGGTTAAGGAAAAATTTCTGGACTATTGAAAGGGAGAAGATTCTTGACGAAAAAATTTCTTCTTTGGAATTGCCGAAAGCAAATCCATTTGAAATAGCTGAAGAACTAATTGAAAATTTTTACCAAAAGAATTTTTTGAACGAAACCAAAAGTTTCCATTAA
- a CDS encoding SDR family oxidoreductase, whose product MKILVTGGAGFIGSHVVDAYLELGHEVVVVDNLSSGSIENLNPKAKFYKMDIRDSDIEDLFKNEKPDVVNHHAAQMDVRKSVEDPIYDADVNIIGSLNLLQNCVRYGVKKFIFASTGGAIYGEQDYFPADEDHPTRPLSPYGVAKLAVEKYLYFYKEVYALNYVVLRYANIYGPRQNPHGEAGVVAIFTSKMLKGEQPVINGDGFQTRDYTFVGDVVRANVLALSYDKSDIFNIGTGIETDVNTLFHKLKQLTGANCDEFHGPAKPGEQRRSVISYEKIYKTLGWKPMTSLDDGLRLTVEFFKNKFKSQFDN is encoded by the coding sequence ATGAAGATATTAGTAACAGGTGGAGCTGGTTTTATTGGCTCTCATGTTGTTGATGCTTATTTAGAACTCGGTCACGAGGTAGTAGTTGTTGATAATTTGTCAAGCGGAAGTATTGAAAACCTCAACCCAAAGGCAAAATTTTACAAGATGGATATAAGAGACAGTGATATTGAAGATTTATTTAAGAATGAAAAGCCAGATGTTGTAAATCACCATGCTGCACAAATGGATGTTAGGAAATCGGTTGAAGATCCAATCTATGATGCGGATGTAAATATAATTGGAAGTTTGAATCTACTTCAGAACTGTGTCAGGTATGGAGTAAAGAAATTTATATTCGCATCAACTGGTGGAGCTATTTACGGGGAACAAGATTATTTCCCTGCTGATGAAGACCATCCGACAAGACCTTTATCCCCATATGGTGTTGCTAAGTTAGCGGTTGAGAAATATCTTTATTTTTACAAGGAAGTTTACGCTTTAAACTATGTTGTTTTGAGGTATGCCAATATCTACGGTCCAAGGCAAAACCCCCATGGCGAAGCTGGTGTTGTAGCTATTTTCACAAGTAAAATGTTAAAAGGTGAGCAACCAGTAATAAATGGAGATGGTTTTCAAACAAGAGATTATACATTCGTTGGGGATGTAGTTAGAGCGAATGTTTTAGCGCTAAGTTATGATAAATCAGATATTTTCAACATTGGAACAGGCATTGAAACGGATGTTAACACGTTATTTCACAAGTTAAAACAACTAACGGGCGCAAATTGCGATGAGTTTCATGGACCTGCTAAGCCCGGTGAGCAGAGAAGAAGTGTTATAAGTTATGAAAAGATCTATAAAACGCTCGGATGGAAACCTATGACTTCTCTTGATGACGGATTAAGGTTAACCGTTGAGTTTTTTAAAAACAAATTTAAATCTCAATTTGATAATTGA
- the trpA gene encoding tryptophan synthase subunit alpha has protein sequence MNRIERVLKKGEKMLIPYITPEFPLPGVTLQLLEALAKSGADMIEVGIPFSDPIADGVTIQNSSLVALKNGITLKKIFDLVSLFRRNFDTPIILMGYANSIISGGLEKFIFDAVNSGVDGLIVPDLPVDEAENLIDVSKTYGLSNIFLVAPNSSEERIKLISEKSTHFIYCVSITGVTGERENFGDGEFVNFMSKVRKFSTKPFVVGFGISKREHVLKVWEWAMGAVVGSALIKKLSNASDVSMCVKIASEFLSELKYGSFQ, from the coding sequence ATGAACAGAATTGAAAGGGTTTTAAAAAAAGGTGAAAAAATGCTTATACCCTATATAACACCGGAATTTCCTTTACCTGGTGTAACTTTGCAACTTCTTGAAGCGCTTGCAAAATCTGGTGCTGATATGATAGAAGTTGGAATCCCCTTCAGCGACCCTATAGCAGATGGTGTAACGATTCAAAATTCATCTTTGGTAGCTTTAAAAAATGGCATCACCCTAAAAAAAATTTTTGATCTCGTTTCATTGTTCAGAAGAAATTTTGACACGCCGATTATTCTGATGGGATATGCAAATTCAATTATAAGTGGAGGGCTTGAAAAATTTATCTTTGACGCAGTTAATTCAGGAGTTGACGGTTTAATTGTTCCTGATTTGCCAGTTGATGAAGCGGAAAATTTAATTGATGTATCCAAAACCTATGGTCTAAGCAATATATTTCTTGTTGCACCAAACTCAAGCGAGGAGAGAATAAAACTTATCTCTGAAAAATCAACACATTTCATCTATTGCGTTTCAATAACAGGGGTAACTGGTGAAAGAGAAAATTTCGGTGACGGTGAGTTCGTTAATTTTATGAGTAAGGTAAGAAAATTTTCTACAAAACCTTTTGTCGTTGGCTTCGGCATTTCAAAAAGAGAACATGTTTTGAAGGTGTGGGAATGGGCAATGGGTGCTGTTGTTGGTTCAGCTTTGATAAAAAAACTATCAAACGCAAGTGATGTGTCAATGTGTGTTAAAATAGCTTCAGAATTTTTATCTGAGCTAAAATATGGGTCTTTTCAGTAG
- a CDS encoding ComF family protein, protein MDFVFISECEICGKYLEDSKMIVCKECLSKIERVDRFDIERKFEEKFAGGFISKAFSCFHFEENTIVQKLIHEMKYNNKRSIGKILGEILGSSIRDEHDFITADALLPVPLHKIRKRERGYNQSELIALGVSKVIGIKVISDLLVRVRNTQTQTKLNLHERRENVKDAFKVKNKYKDFIVGKKFIVVDDVITTGSTIIECANVLKQNGADKIYALSVAIA, encoded by the coding sequence ATGGATTTCGTCTTTATTTCAGAGTGTGAAATTTGTGGAAAGTATCTTGAGGATAGCAAGATGATAGTTTGTAAAGAATGCCTCAGTAAAATTGAAAGAGTTGATCGTTTTGATATAGAGAGAAAATTTGAGGAAAAATTTGCTGGGGGCTTTATAAGTAAAGCGTTCTCATGTTTTCACTTTGAAGAAAATACAATAGTCCAGAAGTTAATTCACGAGATGAAATACAACAATAAACGATCAATTGGGAAAATTCTTGGCGAAATTCTTGGCTCATCTATAAGAGATGAACACGACTTCATTACCGCGGATGCGCTTCTTCCCGTTCCCCTTCATAAAATAAGAAAACGCGAAAGAGGTTATAATCAAAGCGAGTTAATCGCGCTCGGGGTAAGCAAAGTTATAGGAATTAAAGTTATTAGCGACCTTTTGGTTAGGGTAAGAAACACTCAAACGCAAACTAAGTTAAATCTCCACGAAAGAAGAGAAAATGTTAAAGATGCTTTTAAAGTTAAAAACAAATATAAAGATTTCATTGTTGGTAAGAAGTTCATTGTTGTTGACGATGTGATAACAACGGGTTCAACAATTATAGAGTGCGCTAATGTTTTGAAGCAAAATGGTGCTGATAAAATTTATGCTTTATCTGTTGCAATTGCTTAA
- the mltG gene encoding endolytic transglycosylase MltG, whose amino-acid sequence MGLFSRKNKYDEIEKWRKKIDKIDIKIVRLLNRRAKYADEIGKLKQELNLPIYSPEREKQVIENVTKHNFGPLSDMAIKRLYERIIDESRRLERESAEQREKLEQIYKFKDGNVKLLNNLRYLILLLSLSLLFYLNKNLFIINTPPMKLEIIDIPKNSSFKYVLETLSERGLIRDKLLALIVSKVFGYDKKIKSGRYILSDNLPIAVVINEIVNPKLVFSVTVTIPEGLTAKRIAGILKSKVGIDSVKFMSLVNSPEFARELGIESNTLEGYLMPDTYNFIWGDEEENIILRLLEEFKRFYNDTLKIRTKELGFTIHQVVTLASIVEGEAMYEDEKPKIAGVYLNRLKRNMPLEADPTIQYIIPDGPRRLYYKDLTIQSPYNTYLNKGLPPGPVNNPGKSSILAVLYPEKHKFLYFVSDGKGRHVFSKTYEEHLSAVRRYRKLLVSKKSEKN is encoded by the coding sequence ATGGGTCTTTTCAGTAGAAAAAATAAGTATGATGAAATTGAAAAATGGCGCAAAAAAATTGATAAGATTGATATCAAGATAGTTCGTCTCTTAAATAGAAGAGCTAAATACGCAGATGAAATAGGGAAATTAAAACAGGAGTTAAATTTGCCGATTTATTCACCGGAGAGGGAAAAACAGGTCATTGAAAATGTGACAAAACATAACTTCGGACCCTTGTCTGATATGGCGATCAAAAGGTTATATGAACGAATAATAGACGAATCAAGGCGACTTGAAAGAGAATCTGCCGAACAAAGGGAAAAACTAGAGCAGATTTACAAGTTTAAAGACGGCAATGTCAAGCTTTTAAATAATCTAAGATATTTAATCTTATTGCTTTCCCTCTCACTTCTTTTTTATTTAAACAAAAACCTTTTCATTATAAACACTCCCCCAATGAAATTAGAGATAATTGACATTCCTAAAAATTCATCCTTTAAGTATGTTTTGGAAACACTCAGCGAACGTGGTTTGATAAGGGACAAACTTTTGGCGCTAATTGTTTCAAAAGTTTTTGGCTATGACAAAAAGATAAAATCCGGGAGATATATTCTCAGTGATAACCTTCCGATAGCGGTTGTTATAAATGAAATAGTAAACCCTAAACTTGTATTTTCGGTTACCGTTACAATTCCAGAGGGATTAACTGCCAAAAGGATCGCTGGAATTTTAAAGTCAAAGGTTGGTATTGATTCTGTAAAATTTATGTCGCTTGTAAATTCGCCAGAATTTGCAAGGGAACTCGGAATTGAATCTAACACCCTTGAGGGATACCTAATGCCTGACACATATAATTTTATTTGGGGAGATGAGGAAGAGAATATAATTTTAAGGTTGCTTGAAGAATTCAAAAGGTTTTACAATGACACTTTGAAAATAAGAACTAAAGAACTTGGCTTTACAATTCATCAGGTTGTTACTCTTGCATCAATTGTTGAAGGCGAGGCAATGTACGAGGATGAAAAACCGAAGATAGCTGGGGTATATTTAAACCGTTTAAAAAGGAACATGCCACTTGAAGCAGATCCAACAATTCAATACATAATACCTGACGGACCAAGGCGACTTTATTATAAAGATTTGACAATTCAATCTCCGTATAACACTTACCTCAATAAGGGATTACCACCCGGACCTGTTAACAACCCTGGTAAAAGTTCCATACTTGCTGTTTTGTATCCCGAAAAACATAAATTTCTTTACTTTGTCTCAGATGGGAAAGGACGACATGTATTTTCAAAGACATATGAAGAACATCTCTCTGCCGTGAGAAGGTACAGAAAACTTTTAGTTTCAAAGAAAAGCGAAAAAAATTGA
- a CDS encoding acyl-CoA dehydrogenase produces MDFYLTETQKQVKQLARDFAEKEIAPYVRKYDEKGEFPFEIMKKLGEIGFLGITFPEEYGGSGLKYLDYVAIIEEISRVDPSIGLSVAAHNGLCTNHIYCFGDENQKRKYLPELCTGKKIGAWALTEPQAGSDAANLLTTAVKENSCYILNGNKAFTTHGSVGDVIVVMAVTDKTKGKNGISSFIVEKGYDGIIVGKKEDKLGMRASDTCSLIFDNCKVPVENLIGEEGQGYKQAMEILAGGRIGIAALSVGLAQGAFELSLKYAKERKAFGKYIAEFQAIQWKLADMATQIESARLLTYKAAYLKDQGKDYSLHASMAKYFASEVAVRCAIEAVQIYGGYGYIKEYPVEKFYRDAKLLTIGEGTSEIQKIIIANKILKEMVQID; encoded by the coding sequence ATGGATTTCTATTTAACCGAAACACAGAAGCAAGTGAAGCAACTTGCAAGGGATTTCGCGGAAAAAGAAATTGCACCATATGTTAGAAAATACGATGAGAAAGGTGAGTTCCCATTTGAAATAATGAAAAAACTCGGAGAAATTGGTTTCCTCGGGATAACATTCCCGGAGGAATATGGTGGTTCAGGGTTGAAATACCTTGATTATGTTGCCATAATTGAGGAAATAAGCAGAGTAGATCCATCTATAGGGTTGAGCGTTGCTGCTCATAATGGACTTTGCACGAATCATATATATTGCTTTGGTGATGAAAATCAAAAACGAAAGTATTTACCTGAACTTTGCACAGGGAAGAAAATAGGGGCTTGGGCTTTAACGGAACCGCAAGCCGGAAGCGATGCAGCAAATTTATTAACAACAGCGGTTAAAGAAAACAGCTGCTACATATTGAACGGTAACAAAGCTTTTACCACACATGGAAGCGTTGGTGATGTGATCGTTGTCATGGCTGTGACGGATAAAACCAAAGGCAAGAACGGTATATCATCTTTTATAGTTGAAAAGGGTTATGATGGGATTATAGTTGGGAAAAAGGAAGATAAGCTTGGGATGAGGGCAAGCGATACTTGCTCGTTAATTTTTGATAATTGTAAAGTTCCGGTGGAAAATTTAATTGGGGAAGAGGGTCAAGGTTATAAACAAGCAATGGAGATACTCGCTGGCGGAAGGATAGGCATCGCAGCGTTGTCAGTTGGTCTCGCACAGGGTGCTTTTGAGTTAAGTTTAAAATACGCAAAGGAAAGAAAAGCATTTGGCAAGTATATCGCTGAATTTCAAGCTATTCAGTGGAAACTCGCAGATATGGCCACGCAAATAGAATCAGCACGATTGCTTACTTATAAAGCAGCATATTTAAAAGATCAAGGAAAGGATTACTCACTTCATGCTTCTATGGCGAAGTATTTTGCGAGTGAGGTTGCTGTGAGGTGCGCCATTGAAGCAGTGCAAATATACGGCGGATATGGCTATATAAAAGAATATCCGGTTGAGAAATTTTATAGGGATGCAAAGCTTTTAACTATAGGGGAGGGGACAAGTGAAATTCAAAAAATAATAATAGCGAATAAAATTTTAAAGGAAATGGTTCAAATTGATTAA